The genomic region GGAGCGCAGCTGGTGCCCGTGGAGCGGGCCAACCCGCCGGTTCGCAACGACGTCGACGCTCCGGCAGAGGTGGCTGCCGTTCTCCGCGCGGCCTGCTACGACTGCCATTCGCACGAGACGCGCTGGCCGTGGTACAGCCGGGTGGCGCCGTTCTCGTGGTCCATCGCCCGGCATGTGGAGGAAGGCCGCGAGGAACTCAACTTCTCGGACTGGCCGGTGGTCGACTTCACGGCGCAGGACGAACTGCTGCGCGAAGTCGTGCGTGAGCTCGAAAAAGACGGGATGCCCCTGGCCAGCTACCGCTGGGGGCATCCCGAAGCTCGCCTGTCCGCGGCGCAGAGGGACCTCGTGGTCCGCTGGGCGCGCGGCGAATGATTCCTGGTCCAGGCCGGTCCCGCGTCCAGATCGGTCCCAGGTCCGCCTACCGGTACATCCCCTTCAGGTCGCCCCAGGTGGCGCCGTCGATGGCCACGCCGCCGCAGGGGGCTGCATTGTCGCTCAGTTGCACCGTGAACGAGCCGTACATCCCGGCGCCGTAGGTGCTGACCACGACCCAGTATTCGCGACCCGGCACCAGGTGGATGTCGTCCGAGGCGGTGAGGGCGCTGAGCGTACCCATGCCGTCGTCGTCATCATAGGCGACAACGTTCAGCGCGGGGGCCATCGGGTCGAACGGATCGCAGTACAGGGTCAGGACGGTGTCGGAAATGGTCGTCAGCGCCGGGTCGACGATGATCTCGACCGGGCCGCCGTCCGTCACCTCGATGCAGAAGATGTCGAACGCCATGCCGTTGTTCGCCGAATCCAGCATGGGGGCGCCACAGGCCGCATCCATCTCGGTGCCGTAGATGCGGTCGTAGGTCGGGCTTGAGGCGTCGAAGGTGCCGGGCAGCATCTGGAAGCCGGCCGGGCCGGGCTTGATGTTGACATTGTCGAGCTTCTTCTCCTGCGCCAGGGCCGGCAGGGCAAAGCCGATGGTAGTCACGCACACCGCAGTGAACAGACACATCATTTTCAAGGTACGCATGGATCGCCTCCGGCACGGACATCACGGCCCCAGGTCAGTGAGCCTAGGTCAATAGGATGATTCTAGCCCATAGCGCATAAAGTGTCAACAATAAATGCCGATAGGCAATTAATGCGGCATTCGGTGACATATGCCGCAGACAGGTCGCCGCCGGCTCCGGCAAGGTCCTGGCCGCCAACGGATTGGGCGAACCGGAGGGTCTGGAGTGGGTCCTCGGCGATTTTTGAAAAAAGCAGTGGTAACATGCGCGCAAAAGTGAGATCATCTGATCGAACTTCAAGCGTGCCGGAATCCCCCGGGGGTCCGGCGCGCGCTTGCGAGAGATGGCATGAGCCGCTAGACTGGACTGTATACCTGACGGGGGGTCGGGTATGTCTTCCGGTCGGCGAGGGGTCTTCAGCCCCGGTTTCAGCCTGTCCTCCAGACGGCGCGCGTGCGCGTCCGGCGCCCCGGATATTGTGCATGGCTGGGTTTGAGCTTTTCATTCCCGTCACGGTCCTGGTACATCACTTGACACCCATCAGGTCGTTGCCGTGCACAATCTCCGGGGCGTCGCCGCCAGCCGGCGCCGTCCCGCCCGGGGGAACCCACCGATGAGCCCTTCCATGAGCCTTTCCATTCTGGTCACCGGCGGCGCCGGCTATATCGGCAGCCACACGTGCCTGGAACTGCTGAAGGCCGGCCACCGGGTCACCGTCGTCGACAACCTCGACAATTCCAGCGAGGAGAGCCTGCGTCGCGTGCAGGCCCTGGCCGGTCGGGAACTGGCCTTCCACAAGGTCGACATCTGCGATGGCGGCGCCCTGGCCGACGTCTTTGCCGCCGACACCTTCGATGCCGTGGTGCACTTCGCCGGCCTCAAGGCCGTCGGCGAGAGCAGCCGCATCCCGTTGCGCTACTACGACAACAACATTACCGGCACGCTCGAACTGCTGAAGGCGATGGACGCGCACGGCTGCCGAAATCTCGTTTTCAGTTCGTCGGCGACGGTGTACGGCGACCCGGCAAGCGTGCCGATCACCGAGGAGTTCCCGCTCTCGGCCACCAATCCCTACGGGCGCACGAAGCTGTTCATCGAGGAGATCCTGCGCGACCTGTGTGCGGCCGATCTGCGCTGGACCTGCGTGCTGCTGCGGTACTTCAACCCGATCGGTGCGCACGAGAGCGGCCAGCTGGGCGAGGACCCGCGCGGGCTGCCCAACAACCTGATGCCGTATGTGATGCAGGTCGCCATCGGCCGCCTGCCCGAGCTGAGCGTGTACGGCGACGACTACCCGACCAGCGACGGCACCGGTGTGCGTGACTACATCCATGTCGTGGACCTGGCGCTCGGCCACTTGGCCGCGCTCGGAAAATTGGCCGCACCCGGAAAATTGGCGGCGCTCGATCGCCTGGTTCCCGGCAGCGGCACCGCGGCGCTGAAGGGTTGCGTGCCGATCAACCTCGGGACCGGTCGCGGCTATTCGGTGCTGGAGATGGTGGCGGCGGCCGAAAAGGCTTCGGGCCGTCCCGTCAGCTACCGTGTTGTCGCGCGGCGCCCGGGCGATGTGGCCGCCTGCTACGCCGACCCGGCGCGGGCGGCCGAACTGCTGGGCTGGCGCGCGGTCCGCGACATCGACCGGATGTGCGCCGACCACTGGCGCTGGCAATCCGGCAATCCCGACGGGTACCGCGACGCCGGAGCCTGACCGCCCGACCCCGTTCCTGTGCTATCATCAATGCGGGCCTGCCGGCGCCGAACCCGTCCCGGGAGCGCGTCCCGGTCCCGGAATTCGAAGGTGCCGATGCTGTCCACCTGGTTGCGCCCCGCCTGCGCCGCCGGCCTGCTGTTGCTGGCCGGCTGCCAGCGCTGGTCCCCGCTGCAGCCGGCCGAACCGGCGCCGGAGGCGGCGGCGAAGGCCGCCACATCGCCCGCGCCCGCGCCCCCGGGGGCTGTTGCCGGCGGGGCCACGTGGTGCCCGGACCTCGACCGCGACGCGTGGTCGCAGAGCACCGGCTGCACCCTGCGCGACTGCAATGAGACCCTGCATTTCGCCGACCCTGAAGGCGGCTGGTGCGCCCAGGTGCCGGACCTCATCTGCGATCCTGCCAACAATGAGATTGCCGGCGACTTCGCGTTGTGGCGCGAACCCGTTCCGCAGTACCCCGACGGACTGCTTCACGTGTACTACATCAAGGGACCGCTGTGGACCTTCTACCCGGCCACGCACGGCAAGAGCTTCGGGCACGAGGTTTCGGCCGACGGCGTCACCTGGCAGTATCTGGGGGACGCGCTGGCGGTGAACCCGGCCTCCGACTGGGATCGCGACCACGTCTGGGCGCCCTCGATCGTGCTCAACCCGGCCGACGGGCTGTACTGGATGTTCTACGCGGGCGTGATCCGCAATCCGGCCAGCGGCTGGCACGAGGAACGCATCGGCGCCGCCACCAGCAGCGACCTCGTGAACTGGACGCGCGTGGCCGCCGGCGACGGTTGCGGCGGCATCAGCGGCCCCGGCTGCCTCATGGATGCCGATTGGGCCTGGTCCGCGTGGGACGACCCGAACTACTGGGCGCGCCAGTGCCGCGATCCCTACGTGATCAAGGATCCTGATTCCGGGTTCTGGTACATGGCCTACACGGCAGCGCC from bacterium harbors:
- a CDS encoding heme-binding domain-containing protein translates to MEKRGRRIVTGIAVGLGVALAGAQLVPVERANPPVRNDVDAPAEVAAVLRAACYDCHSHETRWPWYSRVAPFSWSIARHVEEGREELNFSDWPVVDFTAQDELLREVVRELEKDGMPLASYRWGHPEARLSAAQRDLVVRWARGE
- the galE gene encoding UDP-glucose 4-epimerase GalE encodes the protein MSLSILVTGGAGYIGSHTCLELLKAGHRVTVVDNLDNSSEESLRRVQALAGRELAFHKVDICDGGALADVFAADTFDAVVHFAGLKAVGESSRIPLRYYDNNITGTLELLKAMDAHGCRNLVFSSSATVYGDPASVPITEEFPLSATNPYGRTKLFIEEILRDLCAADLRWTCVLLRYFNPIGAHESGQLGEDPRGLPNNLMPYVMQVAIGRLPELSVYGDDYPTSDGTGVRDYIHVVDLALGHLAALGKLAAPGKLAALDRLVPGSGTAALKGCVPINLGTGRGYSVLEMVAAAEKASGRPVSYRVVARRPGDVAACYADPARAAELLGWRAVRDIDRMCADHWRWQSGNPDGYRDAGA